In a single window of the Deinococcus aetherius genome:
- a CDS encoding VUT family protein, with product MTIPVLRRTTVLLTLLYALSILLANLTLNQFIPLPVFGLLSVGTIFFAAVFTLRDRIHREGGLRAVYLAIAAALIVNTVAALLTGTPWRFIGASFLAILVGELADTAVYQRLIQKSWWTRVLTSNAVSVPLDSVIFTLLAFWGDMSTRDILQIIFADILAKYAIAALFALRVRHAARAAAP from the coding sequence GTGACTATTCCTGTTCTGCGCCGCACGACCGTGCTGCTGACGTTGCTGTACGCCCTGAGCATCCTGCTCGCCAACCTGACCCTGAATCAGTTCATCCCCCTGCCCGTCTTCGGGCTGCTCAGCGTGGGGACGATCTTTTTCGCGGCGGTCTTCACCCTGCGTGACCGCATCCACCGGGAGGGGGGCCTCCGGGCCGTGTACCTCGCCATCGCGGCGGCTTTGATCGTGAACACCGTCGCCGCGCTGCTGACGGGCACTCCATGGCGCTTTATCGGCGCGTCGTTCCTGGCGATCCTGGTGGGCGAACTCGCCGACACCGCCGTGTACCAACGCCTGATCCAGAAGAGCTGGTGGACCCGCGTCCTGACGAGCAACGCCGTGAGCGTGCCGCTCGATTCCGTCATCTTCACGCTGCTCGCCTTCTGGGGTGACATGAGCACGCGCGACATCCTCCAGATCATCTTCGCCGACATCCTCGCCAAGTACGCCATCGCCGCCCTGTTCGCCCTGCGGGTGCGCCACGCCGCCCGCGCCGCCGCCCCGTGA
- a CDS encoding prepilin peptidase: MSLDLLLVVFAGVLGLLVGSFSNVLVWRLPRGENVAFPPSHCPGCDHRLSPVDLVPVGSWLALGGKCRYCRSPIKSRYPVVEALTGLGYAVIAVLFPLTTYGAGTLGLMALFTLLLVASAIDLDTYTIPDELTLPGVALGLAFAFLNTRSGAAEAGLPTFQGAVQGALLGAGLLVTIDLIGSWVLRRFRERQYPEAPIGYQQISLALLVGAWLGPWWGLGAALVSAAVNLAARRVVRVPEVVTLGGFLVSVALGGSGFGPGLILMVQGALAAAGAASLVAGMYWWLRREPEGEADAPFDPSAMGFGDVKLAAVIGAFLGWERLLVAVVVAVVAGAMLGLLQLALKKENRVKFGPYLALGAVVALIWGGAIVQGYRGMLGL; encoded by the coding sequence GTGAGTCTCGACCTTCTCCTCGTGGTGTTCGCGGGTGTCCTCGGGCTGCTCGTGGGCTCGTTCTCGAACGTGCTGGTCTGGCGGCTGCCGCGCGGGGAAAACGTCGCCTTTCCGCCCAGCCACTGTCCCGGCTGCGATCACCGCCTCTCTCCCGTGGACCTCGTGCCGGTCGGCTCGTGGCTCGCGCTGGGGGGCAAGTGCCGCTACTGCCGCTCGCCGATCAAGAGCCGTTACCCGGTCGTGGAGGCGCTGACCGGCCTGGGCTACGCCGTCATCGCGGTCCTCTTCCCGCTGACCACCTACGGGGCGGGCACGCTGGGGCTGATGGCGCTGTTCACCCTGCTCCTCGTGGCGAGCGCCATCGACCTCGACACGTACACCATTCCCGATGAGTTGACGCTGCCGGGGGTGGCTTTGGGGCTGGCCTTCGCGTTCCTGAACACGCGCTCGGGGGCAGCGGAGGCCGGACTCCCGACCTTTCAGGGCGCGGTGCAGGGTGCCCTGCTCGGCGCGGGGCTGCTCGTCACCATCGACCTGATCGGGTCCTGGGTGCTCCGGCGGTTCCGGGAGCGGCAGTACCCGGAAGCTCCCATCGGCTACCAGCAGATCAGCCTCGCCCTGCTCGTGGGCGCCTGGCTGGGGCCGTGGTGGGGGCTGGGGGCGGCGCTCGTCTCGGCGGCGGTCAACCTCGCGGCGCGGCGGGTTGTCCGGGTGCCGGAGGTCGTCACGCTGGGCGGTTTCCTCGTCAGCGTGGCGCTGGGGGGCAGCGGCTTCGGGCCGGGCCTGATCCTGATGGTGCAGGGGGCACTCGCGGCGGCGGGCGCGGCCTCGCTCGTGGCGGGCATGTACTGGTGGCTGAGGCGCGAGCCCGAGGGAGAGGCTGACGCCCCCTTCGACCCCAGCGCGATGGGTTTCGGGGACGTGAAGCTCGCCGCCGTGATCGGCGCGTTCCTGGGATGGGAGCGGCTGCTCGTGGCGGTCGTCGTGGCGGTCGTGGCGGGGGCGATGCTGGGGCTGCTGCAACTCGCCCTGAAAAAGGAGAACCGGGTGAAGTTCGGTCCCTACCTGGCGCTGGGCGCGGTCGTCGCCCTGATCTGGGGCGGCGCGATCGTGCAGGGTTACCGGGGGATGCTGGGGTTGTAG
- the rimO gene encoding 30S ribosomal protein S12 methylthiotransferase RimO, with the protein MADGPVPGTANQTKKVGFISLGCPKALVDSERILTQLRAEGYEVAPSYEDAHAVIVNTCGFITPAVEESLSAIGEALDATGRVIVTGCLGERPEKILERHPKVAAITGSEAVDDVMGHVRELLPIETGAFTGLLPVAAPGMRPEREATRHGDVFAPSVKLTPRHYAYVKIAEGCNHTCAFCIIPKLRGRQVSRDAGAVLYEAYRLIAGGTKELMIISQDTSAYGVDVRYRESEFQGGQIRAHLTDLAEKLGEMGAWVRMHYVYPYPHVEKIVELMAAGKILPYLDVPLQHASPRILRLMRRPGAGKQLDTIRRWREICPELVIRSTFIVGFPGETEEDFQELLTFLEEARLDRVGAFPYSDVDEADANKLPDAVPEGVKQERLARFMEIAQRISAEKLAEKVGHVLDVIIDEFNDDEGDLPGTRLIGRTKGDAPGIDGQVYLYAGDFVGQVKIGDIVRARIEDSDEYDLYGEVVERPEWRPNVPLLGHFGKH; encoded by the coding sequence ATTGCAGATGGGCCCGTGCCCGGCACGGCGAACCAAACGAAGAAAGTCGGCTTCATCAGCCTGGGCTGCCCGAAAGCCCTTGTCGACAGCGAACGCATCCTGACCCAACTGCGCGCGGAAGGGTACGAGGTCGCGCCCAGCTACGAGGACGCGCACGCTGTCATCGTCAACACCTGCGGCTTCATCACGCCCGCCGTGGAGGAGTCGCTGAGCGCCATCGGCGAGGCGCTGGACGCCACGGGCAGGGTGATCGTGACGGGCTGCCTGGGCGAACGCCCCGAGAAGATTCTGGAACGGCACCCCAAGGTCGCGGCGATCACCGGGTCAGAGGCGGTGGACGACGTGATGGGCCACGTGCGCGAGCTGCTGCCCATCGAGACGGGTGCCTTCACGGGGCTGCTGCCCGTTGCCGCCCCCGGGATGCGCCCCGAGCGGGAGGCGACGCGCCACGGGGACGTGTTCGCCCCCTCCGTCAAGCTCACGCCCCGCCACTACGCCTACGTGAAGATCGCGGAGGGGTGCAACCACACCTGCGCCTTCTGCATCATCCCCAAGCTGCGCGGGCGGCAGGTCTCGCGCGACGCGGGCGCCGTGCTGTACGAGGCTTACCGATTGATCGCGGGCGGCACGAAGGAACTGATGATCATCTCGCAGGACACCTCGGCGTACGGGGTGGACGTGCGTTACCGCGAGAGCGAGTTCCAGGGCGGGCAGATCCGCGCGCACCTCACCGACCTCGCGGAGAAGCTGGGCGAGATGGGCGCGTGGGTGCGGATGCACTACGTCTACCCGTACCCGCACGTGGAAAAGATCGTGGAGTTGATGGCGGCGGGCAAGATTCTCCCCTACCTCGACGTGCCCCTCCAGCACGCCTCGCCCAGGATTCTGCGGCTGATGCGGCGACCCGGTGCGGGGAAGCAGCTCGACACCATCCGCCGCTGGCGTGAGATTTGCCCGGAGCTGGTTATCCGCTCGACTTTCATCGTGGGCTTCCCGGGCGAGACGGAGGAGGACTTCCAGGAGTTGCTGACCTTCCTGGAGGAGGCGAGGCTCGACCGCGTGGGCGCCTTCCCCTACTCCGATGTGGACGAGGCGGACGCCAACAAGTTGCCGGACGCCGTGCCCGAGGGGGTCAAGCAGGAACGGCTCGCCCGCTTCATGGAGATCGCCCAGCGCATCAGCGCCGAGAAGCTGGCGGAGAAGGTGGGGCACGTCCTCGACGTGATCATCGACGAGTTCAACGACGACGAGGGCGACCTGCCGGGCACGCGTCTGATTGGCCGGACCAAGGGCGACGCCCCCGGCATCGACGGGCAGGTGTACCTGTACGCGGGTGACTTCGTGGGGCAGGTCAAAATCGGCGACATCGTGCGGGCCCGCATCGAGGACAGCGACGAGTACGACCTCTACGGCGAGGTGGTCGAGCGGCCCGAGTGGCGCCCGAACGTGCCGCTGTTGGGGCATTTCGGCAAGCACTGA
- a CDS encoding transposase, with the protein MCISWVWLYRNEEPEQRFVMSKLDPGGKYLTRLGKRRWRIEAFFKTVKGRFGLEGFAQHSKQGVVRWWCLSGAAFLLCPLQDLDLPEGGATMWPDGGELARTVRFSFVPDVRRPALQLELDALDAFQHALLVPST; encoded by the coding sequence ATGTGTATCTCCTGGGTCTGGCTCTACCGCAACGAAGAGCCTGAACAACGCTTCGTGATGTCCAAGCTCGATCCGGGGGGCAAGTACCTGACTCGGCTGGGGAAGCGCCGGTGGCGCATTGAAGCCTTTTTCAAGACCGTCAAGGGGCGCTTCGGGCTCGAAGGCTTCGCCCAGCACAGCAAACAGGGGGTCGTGCGCTGGTGGTGCCTCTCTGGAGCGGCCTTTCTCCTCTGCCCTCTCCAAGACCTCGATCTGCCCGAGGGGGGAGCGACCATGTGGCCCGACGGGGGCGAGCTGGCGAGAACCGTACGGTTCTCGTTCGTCCCCGACGTGCGTCGCCCAGCACTTCAACTGGAACTGGACGCGCTCGACGCCTTCCAGCACGCACTTCTCGTCCCCTCAACCTAA
- the ygfZ gene encoding CAF17-like 4Fe-4S cluster assembly/insertion protein YgfZ encodes MWTLLPSSALRLTGADRVDFVQGQMTNDLRGVGTPGMVACCFLNVRGQIEFFARAYKREGDVYLHLDAGQAGGLAARLRRYIIFDQVEVRDVSEELRTVHVWGQDVPGWTPEGPQVQSFELAGGTVLGGRVNRTGTPGVDLHFLARQEDAVREALGGGETSLDALEVARVWAGIPDVVRDGFTGTLPQEVGLDVGGLLPVMSYRKGCYVGQEIMARLEARGNARYHLGRLAGDGLPDHAEVTREGKVVGQAGAHAGGLSLARLRKELFPGDWVEVGGVPATVQALTPAPADV; translated from the coding sequence ATGTGGACCCTCCTTCCTTCGAGCGCGCTGCGGCTGACGGGCGCCGACCGGGTGGACTTCGTGCAGGGGCAGATGACGAACGACCTGCGTGGGGTCGGGACACCGGGCATGGTCGCCTGCTGCTTTCTCAACGTGCGCGGCCAGATCGAGTTCTTCGCGCGGGCATACAAGCGCGAGGGGGACGTGTACCTCCACCTCGACGCCGGGCAGGCAGGGGGGCTGGCGGCCCGGCTGCGGCGCTACATCATCTTCGATCAGGTCGAGGTTCGGGACGTGTCGGAGGAACTGCGCACCGTCCACGTCTGGGGTCAGGACGTGCCGGGCTGGACACCTGAAGGGCCGCAGGTACAGAGCTTCGAGCTGGCGGGGGGAACCGTGCTCGGCGGGCGGGTGAACCGGACGGGAACCCCCGGCGTGGACCTCCACTTCCTCGCCCGGCAGGAGGACGCGGTGCGGGAGGCGCTCGGGGGAGGGGAGACCTCCCTTGACGCGTTGGAAGTGGCCCGGGTGTGGGCGGGCATCCCCGACGTGGTGCGTGACGGCTTCACGGGCACGCTGCCGCAGGAGGTGGGGCTGGACGTGGGCGGGCTCCTCCCCGTCATGAGTTACCGCAAGGGCTGCTACGTGGGGCAGGAGATCATGGCCCGGCTGGAGGCGCGCGGCAACGCCCGTTACCACCTGGGGCGGCTCGCGGGCGACGGGCTCCCCGACCACGCCGAGGTCACCCGCGAGGGCAAGGTCGTCGGGCAGGCGGGGGCGCACGCGGGGGGCCTGAGCCTCGCCCGATTGCGCAAGGAACTCTTCCCCGGCGACTGGGTGGAGGTGGGCGGCGTGCCCGCGACCGTGCAGGCCCTCACCCCCGCCCCCGCCGATGTTTGA
- a CDS encoding ABC transporter permease codes for MTITAPAPTRERSRWNLFWTGPAMRKLRRNRLAVTGLIITLLFGLVALFAPLIAKPGGNCLRDLNIASPNEVYNPLGGAFWRAVVAPPASCYAIERLSFSSTPTPPGQEAVFGTSNGYNIFYGLIWGTRTTFKMSFIIVAITLLIGVIIGAVSGYYGGWVDNLIQRFIDVLFALPPLILTVVLLTILRAKSPGGDPTGPIILAFCVAGWASYARVVRGDVLRTRQLEYVDAARSLGARDWRLILKHVVPNSLASVLTLAVLDLGTIPLSVAALSFLGLGFESGYAEWGQLVEFARPWLKPDYWYVLVFPALFIVIFSLAFNLFGDGLRDALDPKSR; via the coding sequence ATGACGATCACCGCCCCCGCCCCCACCCGTGAGCGCAGCCGCTGGAATCTCTTCTGGACGGGCCCCGCGATGCGCAAGCTCCGGCGCAACCGCCTCGCCGTTACCGGGTTGATCATCACCCTGCTCTTCGGACTGGTCGCGCTGTTCGCGCCCCTGATCGCCAAGCCAGGTGGTAACTGCCTGCGCGACCTGAACATTGCCTCTCCGAACGAGGTGTACAACCCGCTGGGCGGCGCCTTCTGGCGTGCGGTGGTCGCTCCCCCCGCGAGCTGCTACGCCATCGAGCGCCTGAGCTTCTCCTCGACGCCCACGCCGCCGGGCCAGGAGGCCGTTTTCGGGACCTCCAACGGCTACAACATCTTCTATGGGCTGATCTGGGGCACCCGGACCACCTTCAAGATGTCCTTTATCATCGTCGCTATCACGCTGCTCATCGGCGTGATCATCGGCGCCGTCAGCGGGTACTACGGCGGCTGGGTGGACAACCTGATCCAGCGATTCATCGACGTGCTGTTCGCTCTGCCCCCCCTGATCCTGACGGTCGTGCTCCTCACCATCCTGCGCGCCAAGAGTCCGGGCGGTGATCCCACCGGGCCGATCATCCTGGCCTTCTGCGTGGCGGGCTGGGCCTCATACGCCCGTGTGGTGCGCGGCGACGTGCTGCGCACCCGGCAGCTCGAATACGTGGACGCGGCCCGGTCGCTGGGGGCGCGCGACTGGAGGCTGATCCTCAAGCACGTGGTTCCCAACAGCCTCGCCAGCGTCCTCACGCTCGCCGTGCTCGACCTGGGCACCATTCCGCTCAGCGTGGCGGCCCTGTCCTTCCTGGGGCTGGGCTTCGAGAGCGGGTACGCCGAGTGGGGCCAGCTCGTCGAGTTCGCGCGGCCCTGGCTCAAGCCCGACTACTGGTACGTGCTGGTCTTCCCGGCCCTCTTCATCGTGATCTTCAGCCTCGCGTTCAACCTCTTCGGCGACGGCCTGCGGGACGCGCTGGACCCCAAGAGCCGTTGA
- a CDS encoding ABC transporter permease — protein MLNFIVRRLIQVPLVMLALSLFIVGLTQLLTPEQRAAGYIRSDQQAARLEAIIEERGLRDPFVVQYGNWLGSTLKGDLGFSRASGQDVVQTIRERLPNTIELTLLTALPILLLGIALGTLSALHKDKLIDQILRVLTIIGYSLPTFVLGIVLLAVFYGYLGWLPGAGQVNIINQFALGDLRHYTGLLSIDAALNGRWDIAWDVLQHLILPAATLTVVSTATIVKVMRNNMLEALTSDYVRTARAKGLADRVVNNKHARRNALLSIVTLGGFLIINLLSGSLITEFIFGYPGVGLWMVEAGLRLDIPAVLGFALLSALIVVVVSTVVDILYGVVDPRVRFD, from the coding sequence ATGCTCAACTTCATCGTCAGGCGCCTGATTCAGGTTCCGCTGGTGATGCTCGCCCTGTCCCTGTTCATCGTCGGGCTGACCCAACTGCTCACGCCCGAGCAGCGGGCCGCCGGGTACATCCGCAGCGACCAGCAGGCCGCCCGGTTGGAAGCCATTATCGAGGAACGCGGCCTGCGCGACCCCTTCGTCGTGCAGTACGGCAACTGGCTCGGCAGCACCCTCAAGGGTGACCTCGGCTTCTCGCGGGCCAGCGGTCAGGATGTGGTTCAGACCATCCGCGAGCGGCTGCCCAACACCATCGAACTCACGCTGCTCACCGCCCTGCCCATCCTGCTGCTCGGCATCGCGCTGGGCACGCTGAGCGCGCTGCACAAGGACAAGCTGATCGATCAGATCCTGCGCGTGCTGACCATTATCGGGTACAGCCTGCCCACCTTCGTGCTGGGGATCGTGCTGCTCGCCGTGTTCTACGGTTACCTGGGGTGGCTGCCGGGCGCGGGGCAGGTCAACATCATCAACCAGTTCGCCCTCGGGGACCTGCGGCACTATACCGGCCTGCTGAGCATCGACGCGGCCCTGAACGGGCGCTGGGACATCGCCTGGGACGTGCTTCAGCACCTGATCCTGCCCGCCGCGACCCTGACCGTTGTGAGCACGGCGACCATCGTGAAGGTGATGCGCAACAACATGCTGGAGGCGCTGACGAGCGACTACGTGCGCACGGCGCGGGCCAAGGGATTGGCCGACCGGGTAGTCAATAATAAGCACGCCCGGCGTAACGCCCTGCTGAGCATCGTGACGCTGGGGGGTTTTCTGATCATCAACCTGCTGAGCGGATCGCTGATCACCGAGTTCATCTTCGGGTACCCTGGGGTGGGCCTGTGGATGGTGGAGGCCGGGCTGCGGCTCGACATTCCCGCCGTGCTGGGCTTCGCACTGCTCTCGGCCCTGATCGTGGTCGTCGTGAGCACGGTCGTGGACATCCTGTACGGGGTCGTGGACCCCCGCGTGAGGTTCGACTGA
- a CDS encoding ABC transporter substrate-binding protein, with product MKKFALLSTLLLVGSAFAASPKDTLVIQESADIPTLDPGVTYDTASGAIVENIYETLLTYKGNSLRDLEPLLASKLPTISNGGRTVTFDLRKNVKFHTGNAMTCRDAEYSFERNLVTNSAESGNWFISESLLGTGSNANDDKTITWARIDKAVECNNAGQLVFTLPKPDPAFLAKLAYTGQSIVDSKHAISIGEWKGTEADWKNWVGKDLTGSNLNKQPSGTGAYRLVRRDANATLLQAFDGYWGKKPAIKNVVIQKVPEIAARQQAFLRGDADIIEGGGRSVDEQQIKGKPGVAWLDNLPNTSAFAIFMNQKIQDPALLGSGKLDGKGIPANFFNDVNVRRAFSHAFNYQQYIQDVQQGKGKQRTMLLPDTFPGYDSEVKTYSFDAAKARQYFQRAWGGNVWKNGFTLTANYRAGSVPSQTAMEILKRNIESLNPKFKVNIQQKQWSEMLADSKKGREAVILIGWAPDYADPDNFLYTFYSSNGFYAPRSNFKDASVDKWLEQARATVNTAQRNRLYSLVGNRVYEQAPYINVPAPVAYTFFRNNLQGVSAATFNPMTSFSYTGTLWKDLSKK from the coding sequence ATGAAGAAATTCGCTCTGCTCAGCACCCTTCTGCTCGTCGGCTCGGCCTTCGCCGCCTCTCCCAAGGACACCCTGGTGATCCAGGAGAGCGCCGACATCCCCACGCTCGACCCCGGCGTGACCTACGACACGGCCTCGGGCGCCATCGTGGAGAACATCTACGAGACGCTGCTGACCTACAAGGGCAACAGCCTGCGCGACCTGGAACCGCTGCTTGCCAGCAAGCTGCCGACGATCAGCAACGGCGGCCGGACGGTCACCTTCGACCTGCGCAAGAACGTCAAGTTTCACACCGGCAACGCGATGACCTGCCGTGACGCCGAGTACTCCTTCGAGCGCAACCTGGTGACCAACAGCGCCGAGAGCGGCAACTGGTTCATCTCCGAGTCGCTGCTGGGCACCGGCAGCAACGCCAACGACGACAAGACGATCACCTGGGCGCGCATCGACAAGGCCGTCGAGTGCAACAACGCGGGCCAGCTCGTCTTCACGCTGCCCAAGCCCGACCCGGCGTTCCTCGCCAAGCTCGCCTACACCGGGCAGAGCATCGTGGACAGCAAGCACGCGATCAGCATCGGCGAGTGGAAGGGCACCGAGGCCGACTGGAAGAACTGGGTCGGCAAGGACCTGACCGGCAGCAACCTGAACAAGCAGCCCAGCGGCACGGGCGCGTACCGTCTGGTGCGCCGCGACGCGAACGCTACGCTGCTTCAGGCCTTCGACGGCTACTGGGGCAAGAAGCCCGCAATCAAGAACGTCGTGATCCAGAAGGTGCCCGAGATCGCCGCGCGCCAGCAGGCCTTCCTGCGTGGTGACGCCGACATCATCGAGGGCGGCGGGCGCAGCGTGGACGAGCAGCAGATCAAGGGCAAGCCGGGCGTGGCGTGGCTCGACAACCTGCCCAACACGAGCGCGTTCGCCATCTTCATGAACCAGAAGATCCAGGACCCCGCGCTGCTGGGCAGCGGCAAGCTCGACGGCAAGGGCATCCCGGCGAACTTCTTCAACGACGTGAACGTGCGCCGCGCCTTCAGCCACGCGTTCAACTACCAGCAGTACATTCAGGACGTGCAGCAGGGCAAGGGCAAGCAGCGCACCATGCTGCTGCCGGACACCTTCCCGGGCTACGACTCCGAGGTCAAGACCTACTCCTTCGACGCCGCGAAGGCCCGCCAGTACTTCCAGCGCGCCTGGGGCGGCAACGTCTGGAAGAACGGCTTCACCCTGACCGCGAACTACCGTGCGGGGAGCGTGCCCTCGCAGACCGCGATGGAGATCCTGAAGCGGAACATCGAGTCGCTGAACCCCAAGTTCAAGGTCAACATCCAGCAGAAGCAGTGGTCGGAGATGCTGGCCGACTCCAAGAAGGGCCGTGAGGCCGTCATCCTGATCGGCTGGGCGCCCGATTACGCCGACCCGGACAACTTCCTGTACACCTTCTACTCGTCCAACGGCTTCTACGCGCCGCGCAGCAACTTCAAGGACGCCTCGGTGGACAAGTGGCTGGAGCAGGCCCGCGCGACGGTGAACACCGCCCAGCGCAACCGCCTGTACAGCCTGGTGGGCAACCGTGTTTACGAGCAGGCCCCCTACATCAACGTTCCTGCGCCCGTGGCCTACACCTTCTTCCGCAACAACCTCCAGGGCGTGAGCGCGGCCACGTTCAACCCGATGACCAGCTTCAGCTACACCGGGACCCTCTGGAAGGACCTCAGCAAGAAGTAA
- a CDS encoding D-alanine--D-alanine ligase family protein yields the protein MKRRILLLAGGQSGEHEVSLMSARSVLAALPRDQFDVTPVVISPQGRWLPPTETARALETGRAQGGGDLVLHRAASAEGYDAVFPLLHGPMGEDGTVQGLLTLAGIPFVGSGVLGSAVSMDKVMTKQVLASAGIPQVAWRLAVRREWQDRPGEVGARARELGFPLFVKPANLGSSVGITKVSRPEELQAALDLAFNLDRRVILEAMTAHKPRELEVGILGNDAPLASPVGELRFDAEFYDYETKYTEGRATMHIPAPLPPEVAERVRSLALTAFRALDCAGLARVDFFYVEETDQLLLNEVNTMPGFTTTSMYPKLFEAAGLSYSELVTRLVELALERR from the coding sequence GTGAAAAGACGCATCCTGCTGCTGGCGGGCGGCCAGTCCGGCGAGCACGAAGTGAGCCTGATGAGCGCCCGCAGCGTTCTCGCCGCGCTGCCCCGCGACCAGTTCGACGTGACCCCGGTGGTGATCAGCCCCCAGGGCCGCTGGCTCCCGCCCACCGAGACCGCGCGGGCGCTGGAGACGGGCCGGGCGCAGGGGGGCGGCGACCTCGTGCTCCACCGCGCCGCCAGCGCCGAGGGCTACGACGCCGTCTTTCCCCTCCTCCACGGCCCGATGGGCGAGGACGGCACGGTCCAGGGGCTGCTCACCCTCGCCGGGATTCCCTTCGTCGGCTCGGGCGTGCTGGGCTCGGCGGTCAGCATGGACAAGGTGATGACCAAGCAGGTGCTCGCGTCGGCGGGCATCCCGCAGGTTGCGTGGCGGCTCGCCGTGCGCCGCGAGTGGCAGGACCGGCCCGGAGAGGTGGGGGCGCGGGCCCGGGAACTCGGCTTTCCCCTCTTCGTGAAGCCCGCCAACCTGGGGTCGAGCGTGGGGATCACCAAGGTGAGCCGCCCCGAGGAGCTTCAGGCCGCCCTCGACCTCGCCTTCAACCTCGACCGCCGGGTGATCCTGGAGGCGATGACGGCCCATAAGCCGCGTGAGCTGGAGGTAGGCATCCTTGGCAACGACGCGCCCCTCGCCAGCCCGGTCGGCGAGCTGCGCTTCGACGCCGAGTTCTACGACTACGAGACGAAGTACACCGAGGGCCGCGCGACCATGCACATCCCCGCGCCCCTGCCCCCCGAGGTGGCCGAGCGGGTCCGCAGCCTGGCCCTGACCGCCTTTCGCGCGCTCGACTGTGCCGGACTCGCCCGGGTGGACTTCTTCTACGTCGAGGAGACAGATCAGCTCCTGCTCAACGAGGTGAACACCATGCCCGGCTTCACCACCACGAGCATGTACCCCAAACTCTTCGAGGCGGCGGGCCTGAGTTACAGCGAACTCGTGACCCGGCTGGTGGAGCTGGCCCTCGAACGGCGGTGA
- a CDS encoding TetR/AcrR family transcriptional regulator — MPRPRLITDERIVAAAREVFLEQGFSATTAEIARRAGISEGTLFKRFASKEDIFEEVVGLRNYAEWREELTMLVGVGDVRRNLERAALRFVETAGRVLPHLMLIFSRGHAPAHNPMLERLGNPIRHDADAVAAYLRAEVALGRVRPVDADVTALTLMGTLTHYVHREHMTPDPTREPLDAGRLVRGLFDVLWPGLEP; from the coding sequence ATGCCTCGCCCCCGCCTGATCACCGACGAAAGAATTGTGGCAGCGGCCCGCGAGGTGTTCCTGGAGCAGGGCTTCTCGGCCACGACCGCCGAGATCGCCCGGCGCGCGGGCATCTCCGAGGGCACCCTGTTCAAACGCTTCGCTTCCAAGGAAGACATCTTCGAGGAGGTCGTGGGGCTGCGGAATTACGCCGAGTGGCGCGAGGAACTTACCATGCTCGTCGGCGTCGGCGACGTGCGGCGCAACCTGGAGCGCGCGGCGCTGCGCTTCGTCGAGACGGCGGGACGCGTCCTACCCCACCTGATGCTGATCTTCTCGCGTGGGCACGCCCCGGCCCACAACCCCATGCTCGAGCGCCTTGGCAACCCCATCCGCCACGACGCGGACGCGGTCGCCGCCTACCTGCGCGCCGAGGTCGCCCTCGGGCGAGTGCGCCCGGTGGACGCCGACGTGACGGCGCTGACCCTGATGGGCACCCTGACCCACTACGTCCACCGCGAGCACATGACCCCCGACCCCACCCGCGAGCCGCTCGACGCCGGACGCCTTGTGCGCGGCCTCTTCGACGTGCTGTGGCCGGGTCTGGAACCCTAG